The bacterium nucleotide sequence CGGCCAGGGCGTGGCGGAGGGAATCGGCGTCCGCTGCGGCGCGGAGGTCGTCCAGCAGGGTCCGCTGACGGACCAGGCGGGCCATGCGGGCCAGGACGCGCAGCATCAGGCGGGGATCGCCCATGGGACCGACCAGCAGCAGGACCACGTCGGCGGGGCGACCGTCGGCGGCGCCCACGGCCAGCGGTTCGGCCAGGGTGGCCACCGCCAGCCGGACCCGGGTGACGGCGGACGACCGGGCATGGGGAATGACCAGCCCGCCCCCCACGGCGGTGCTGCCCTCCCGCTCGCGGCGCAGGATGTCGTCGACGAGCTGCTCGGGATCGCCCGTGACCCCGTCCGCGGCCAGGGTCCCCACGAGCTC carries:
- a CDS encoding PTS sugar transporter subunit IIA; translation: GLSGGDGGGRPGHCWTGGEPVVTFASMNLTDYTTEAAFLPHLKCADLTGAVRELVGTLAADGVTGDPEQLVDDILRREREGSTAVGGGLVIPHARSSAVTRVRLAVATLAEPLAVGAADGRPADVVLLLVGPMGDPRLMLRVLARMARLVRQRTLLDDLRAAADADSLRHALAGADQA